One region of Halomicrobium sp. LC1Hm genomic DNA includes:
- a CDS encoding polyprenyl synthetase — MAEGRVPTDHGAEIERRLADLVDAHDDHLPSRVSPVLDDRWYGELLVGSYASVADEPTAETALSGAVAVELLREYCLRRGNLLGHLSDDDPGAGERTASLLAGDFLFSAAYSELLTVDDGRCRDCVETMLDASQRIVETFADDATAQSARSVIEDTAGALGGGAAAVGATIGGIDDRSRDRLESFGRNLAAGRAARWTLALDADCGLGWHVDHHGLARYAEERLALADRQCRALAPLAETARLRPAFEAIEDGPTRTRP; from the coding sequence ATGGCCGAAGGACGTGTCCCAACCGACCACGGGGCAGAGATCGAGCGTCGCCTGGCCGACCTCGTGGACGCGCACGACGATCACCTCCCGTCGCGAGTGTCTCCGGTCCTCGACGACCGGTGGTACGGCGAACTGCTGGTGGGGTCGTACGCGTCGGTCGCCGACGAACCGACGGCCGAGACGGCGCTCTCGGGGGCAGTGGCCGTCGAGTTGTTGCGGGAGTACTGTCTCCGTCGGGGTAATCTCCTCGGCCATCTCTCGGACGACGACCCCGGCGCGGGGGAACGGACGGCGTCGTTACTGGCGGGTGATTTCCTCTTCTCGGCTGCGTACTCGGAGCTGCTGACCGTCGACGACGGCCGCTGTCGCGACTGCGTCGAGACGATGCTCGACGCATCCCAGCGCATCGTCGAGACGTTCGCCGACGACGCGACTGCGCAGTCCGCGCGCTCGGTGATCGAGGACACGGCCGGGGCGCTGGGTGGCGGTGCCGCCGCGGTCGGTGCGACGATCGGCGGAATCGACGACCGGTCTCGGGACCGTCTCGAATCGTTCGGCCGGAACCTCGCGGCCGGACGAGCAGCCAGGTGGACGCTCGCTCTCGACGCCGACTGCGGGCTCGGGTGGCACGTCGACCACCACGGGCTCGCCCGGTACGCGGAGGAGCGCCTGGCGCTGGCCGACAGGCAGTGTCGAGCGCTCGCGCCCCTCGCGGAGACGGCGCGCCTGCGCCCGGCGTTCGAGGCGATCGAGGACGGCCCCACACGCACCCGTCCGTAA
- a CDS encoding phosphoglycolate phosphatase gives MQETPPLVVDVDGTLTGPDQAVAPRAMTVLAEWPAPVVVATGKAFPFPVALCQFVGIEPCVIAENGGVVFVGESDELVFGGDPEAVDAFVAAYRERGHTLGWGDVDLANRWRETEIAVSLDRPREPLDELAETHGLTVIDTGYAYHVKSPGVDKGTGLRAVAEELGHEPEDFLAVGDSINDVATFELAGESVAVANADEHAAAAADRRTDAQYAAGFLEAVEPYR, from the coding sequence ATGCAGGAGACACCGCCGCTGGTCGTCGACGTCGACGGAACGCTGACCGGACCGGACCAGGCAGTCGCGCCCCGTGCGATGACGGTCCTCGCGGAGTGGCCGGCTCCGGTGGTCGTGGCCACGGGCAAGGCGTTCCCGTTCCCGGTTGCGCTCTGTCAGTTCGTCGGCATCGAGCCGTGCGTGATCGCGGAGAACGGCGGCGTCGTCTTCGTCGGCGAGAGCGACGAACTGGTCTTCGGCGGTGATCCAGAAGCCGTCGACGCCTTCGTCGCGGCGTATCGCGAGCGTGGACACACGCTGGGATGGGGGGACGTGGACCTGGCGAACCGCTGGCGCGAGACGGAGATCGCCGTCTCGCTGGACCGGCCCCGGGAACCCCTCGACGAGCTGGCCGAGACGCACGGTCTGACCGTCATCGACACGGGCTACGCCTACCACGTCAAGTCTCCGGGCGTCGACAAGGGAACGGGCCTGCGGGCGGTCGCCGAGGAACTCGGGCACGAACCCGAGGACTTTCTCGCGGTCGGCGACTCGATCAACGACGTGGCGACGTTCGAACTGGCCGGCGAGAGCGTCGCCGTCGCCAACGCGGACGAACACGCGGCCGCGGCGGCGGATCGCCGGACCGACGCCCAGTACGCCGCGGGTTTCCTCGAAGCGGTCGAGCCGTATCGGTGA
- the arsB gene encoding ACR3 family arsenite efflux transporter: MSAAEHDHGPDCDCESCGDPRSMDVLDKYLTVWIFGAMAIGVGLGYVAPSVTRPIQNLHLVEIGLFLMMYPPLAKADYSQLRTVFSNWRVLGLSLVQNWLIGPTLMFGLAVIFFSGLVPGLPARPEYFLGLVFIGMARCIAMVLVWNELAEGSTEYVTGLVAFNSLFQIVTYGVYVWFFALFLPPLLGMESLVAGITTFDITPMQVFEAIVVFLGIPFAAGFLSRYVGTRVKSVDWYEDTFVPKIDPLTLVALLFTVVVMFATQGGAIVASPGDVLLIAVPLTIYFVVMFLVSFGMGRGIGADYSTTTAIGFTAASNNFELAIAVAVAVFGVGSGVAFATVVGPLIEVPVLLALVNVALYFQRTFDWGGFDTGTLDGAAPADDD; the protein is encoded by the coding sequence ATGAGCGCCGCCGAACACGATCACGGGCCCGACTGTGACTGTGAGAGCTGTGGGGACCCACGGTCGATGGACGTGCTCGACAAGTACCTCACCGTCTGGATCTTCGGCGCGATGGCGATCGGCGTTGGCCTCGGATACGTCGCTCCGTCGGTGACTCGGCCGATCCAGAACCTCCACCTCGTGGAGATCGGCCTGTTCCTGATGATGTACCCGCCGCTGGCCAAGGCCGACTACTCGCAGCTCCGGACCGTCTTCAGCAACTGGCGCGTCCTCGGGCTGAGCCTCGTCCAGAACTGGCTGATCGGCCCGACGCTGATGTTCGGACTCGCCGTGATCTTCTTCAGCGGTCTCGTCCCCGGACTGCCCGCCCGACCCGAGTACTTCCTGGGGCTCGTGTTCATCGGGATGGCCCGCTGTATCGCGATGGTACTGGTGTGGAACGAACTCGCGGAGGGATCGACCGAGTACGTCACCGGGCTCGTCGCCTTCAACAGCCTCTTCCAGATCGTCACCTACGGCGTCTACGTCTGGTTTTTCGCTCTCTTCCTCCCGCCGCTGCTGGGGATGGAGTCGCTGGTCGCCGGCATCACGACCTTCGATATCACGCCGATGCAGGTGTTCGAGGCGATCGTCGTCTTCCTCGGGATCCCCTTCGCGGCCGGATTCTTGAGCCGCTACGTCGGGACCCGCGTCAAGAGTGTCGACTGGTACGAGGACACCTTCGTCCCGAAGATCGACCCGCTGACACTGGTCGCGCTCCTCTTTACCGTCGTCGTGATGTTCGCCACGCAGGGCGGTGCCATCGTCGCGTCGCCGGGCGACGTGTTGCTGATCGCCGTCCCGCTGACGATCTACTTCGTCGTGATGTTCCTCGTGAGCTTCGGCATGGGACGGGGCATCGGCGCGGACTACTCGACGACGACCGCGATCGGCTTCACCGCCGCCTCGAACAACTTCGAACTCGCGATCGCGGTCGCAGTCGCGGTCTTCGGCGTCGGTTCGGGCGTGGCCTTCGCGACCGTCGTCGGCCCGCTCATCGAGGTGCCGGTCCTGCTCGCGCTGGTCAACGTCGCGCTGTACTTCCAGCGAACGTTCGACTGGGGCGGCTTCGATACCGGGACGCTCGACGGAGCGGCCCCGGCCGACGACGACTGA
- a CDS encoding GTPBP1 family GTP-binding protein, translating to MSPDQAVLRRAIERGEQEGGSVEFKERLTEDLHLAEGRLESLAAQLRHRVLSGDGEATYVVGVTDDGGLAGIAPEAFSESMDVLSLLADEAGAHIEAVQTWGVDSASQTTDPDGPPATADTDTDTAPEGIVGVATIREGAVLEDDDHIVVGTAGHVDHGKSTLVGTLVTGSADDGEGSTRSYLDVQPHEVERGLSADLSYGVYGFEDDEPVRMDNPDRKDDRARVVEESDRLVSFVDTVGHEPWLRTTIRGLVGQKLDYGLLTVAADDGPTKTTREHLGILLATELPTIVAITKADLVSDERVAEVEREVERALRDVDKTPLRVERHGVDAAIEEISETVVPVVTTSAVTMDGIDQLDAMFERLPKTAGESGAFRMYVDRSYNVQGVGAVASGTIKSGTVEAGDELLLGPMPDGTFREVEVRSIEMHYHRVDEAKAGRIVGIALKGVTEPALERGMVLLPRDADPDPVREFEAEVMVLNHPTRIGDGYEPVVHVETISEAAQFFPTDGQLLPGDSGEATVRFKFRSYLVEEGQRFVFREGRSKGVGTITSVETGD from the coding sequence ATGAGCCCCGACCAGGCCGTGCTCCGCCGTGCGATCGAGCGCGGCGAACAGGAGGGCGGCAGCGTCGAGTTCAAAGAGCGGCTCACCGAAGACCTCCACCTCGCCGAGGGTCGGCTGGAGAGCCTCGCCGCACAGTTGCGCCACCGCGTCCTCTCCGGTGACGGGGAAGCGACCTACGTCGTCGGCGTCACGGACGACGGGGGCCTCGCCGGGATTGCCCCGGAGGCGTTCTCCGAGTCGATGGACGTGCTCTCGCTGCTGGCCGACGAGGCCGGCGCACACATCGAGGCCGTCCAGACCTGGGGGGTCGACAGCGCATCGCAGACGACTGACCCAGACGGTCCCCCGGCGACGGCCGACACGGACACAGACACCGCCCCAGAGGGGATCGTCGGCGTCGCAACGATCCGTGAGGGAGCGGTGTTGGAAGACGACGACCACATCGTCGTCGGCACCGCGGGCCACGTCGACCACGGGAAGTCGACGCTGGTGGGCACGCTCGTCACCGGGAGCGCCGACGACGGTGAGGGCAGCACCCGCTCGTATCTGGACGTGCAACCACACGAGGTCGAGCGCGGCCTGTCGGCCGACCTCTCCTACGGCGTCTACGGCTTCGAGGACGACGAGCCGGTCCGCATGGACAACCCCGACCGCAAGGACGATCGGGCACGCGTCGTCGAAGAGTCCGACCGCCTCGTCAGCTTCGTCGACACCGTCGGCCACGAGCCGTGGCTTCGGACGACGATTCGGGGACTCGTCGGACAGAAGCTCGACTACGGGCTGCTGACCGTAGCGGCCGACGACGGACCGACGAAGACGACCAGAGAGCACCTGGGCATCCTGCTCGCGACGGAGCTGCCGACGATCGTCGCCATCACGAAGGCAGACCTCGTCAGCGACGAGCGCGTCGCCGAGGTCGAGCGGGAGGTCGAACGGGCGCTGCGAGACGTGGACAAGACCCCGTTGCGCGTCGAGCGCCACGGCGTCGACGCCGCGATCGAAGAGATCTCCGAGACCGTCGTTCCCGTCGTGACGACGAGCGCCGTCACGATGGACGGGATTGACCAGCTCGACGCGATGTTCGAGCGCCTCCCCAAGACTGCCGGCGAGAGCGGCGCGTTCCGGATGTACGTCGATCGCAGCTACAACGTCCAGGGCGTCGGCGCGGTCGCCTCCGGGACGATCAAGTCGGGAACGGTCGAGGCCGGCGACGAGTTGCTGCTGGGACCGATGCCCGACGGCACCTTCCGCGAGGTCGAAGTCCGATCGATCGAGATGCACTACCACCGCGTCGACGAGGCCAAAGCCGGCCGCATCGTCGGCATCGCACTCAAGGGCGTCACGGAGCCCGCCCTCGAACGCGGGATGGTGTTGCTGCCCCGCGACGCCGATCCGGACCCGGTCAGGGAGTTCGAGGCGGAGGTGATGGTGCTCAACCACCCGACGCGGATCGGCGACGGCTACGAGCCGGTCGTCCACGTCGAGACGATCAGCGAGGCCGCCCAGTTCTTCCCGACCGACGGCCAGCTGTTGCCCGGCGACAGCGGCGAGGCCACGGTCCGCTTCAAGTTCCGCTCGTACCTCGTCGAGGAAGGCCAGCGGTTCGTCTTCCGCGAAGGCCGATCGAAAGGTGTCGGGACGATCACCAGCGTCGAGACGGGCGACTGA
- a CDS encoding orc1/cdc6 family replication initiation protein: MGGPFDAITDTIFADKSVLTEDYQPDEILERDEEIEEYRNALKDVLFGRSPQNIFLYGKAGLGKTAVTNFMMDALTEEIQQRPEADALHVHEQNCNGKTVFMVVRALVNDLRGPDGETFPKRGLGTGDAFGALYEELDTTGGTHLVVFDEIDHLDDVDTLLYELPRARSIGHITDSRVGVIGISNNYTFRQQLSAKVKDTLMETEISFSPYSADELRAILEERAENALKDDGYDSSAIAMAAALAARDMGNARQAIDLLRVGAEVAENQGEFRVTDEHIERARERVQRGRLSDKIRDQTTHAQLVLETLAHLEDDGETPARAKEIYELYQNVAESWANEPLTTVRSVHSHLSDLRMLGFLKRYERNEGLSGGQYYEFELDDLDPELVFDTREDIEDVAGDS, encoded by the coding sequence ATGGGTGGTCCCTTCGACGCGATTACGGACACTATCTTCGCAGACAAAAGTGTCCTGACCGAGGACTACCAGCCCGACGAGATCCTCGAACGCGACGAAGAGATCGAGGAGTACCGCAACGCGCTCAAAGACGTGCTGTTCGGCCGGAGTCCCCAGAACATCTTCCTCTACGGGAAAGCCGGCCTCGGGAAGACGGCGGTGACGAACTTCATGATGGACGCGCTGACCGAAGAGATCCAGCAGCGTCCGGAGGCCGACGCACTCCACGTTCACGAGCAAAACTGCAACGGCAAGACGGTGTTCATGGTCGTGCGCGCACTCGTCAACGACCTCCGCGGGCCGGACGGGGAGACGTTCCCCAAGCGCGGGCTCGGGACCGGCGACGCCTTCGGAGCGCTGTACGAGGAACTCGACACGACCGGCGGGACTCACCTGGTCGTCTTCGACGAGATCGACCATCTCGACGACGTGGACACGCTGCTGTACGAGCTCCCGCGAGCGCGTTCGATCGGCCACATCACCGACTCGCGCGTGGGCGTCATCGGCATCTCGAACAACTACACCTTCCGCCAGCAGCTCTCGGCGAAAGTCAAAGACACGCTGATGGAGACGGAGATCTCCTTCTCGCCATACTCGGCCGACGAACTCCGCGCGATTCTCGAAGAGCGCGCGGAGAACGCGCTGAAAGACGACGGCTACGACTCGTCGGCGATCGCGATGGCCGCCGCGCTGGCCGCTCGCGACATGGGGAACGCCCGGCAGGCAATCGACCTGCTACGCGTCGGAGCGGAGGTCGCCGAGAACCAGGGCGAGTTTCGGGTGACCGACGAGCACATCGAACGCGCCCGCGAACGCGTCCAGCGCGGGCGTCTCAGCGACAAGATCCGCGACCAGACGACCCACGCACAGCTGGTGCTGGAGACGCTGGCCCATCTCGAAGACGACGGCGAGACGCCCGCCCGTGCGAAGGAGATCTACGAGCTCTACCAGAACGTCGCCGAATCGTGGGCGAACGAACCGCTGACGACCGTCCGGAGCGTCCACAGCCACCTCTCGGACCTGCGGATGCTCGGCTTCCTCAAGCGCTACGAACGCAACGAGGGTCTCAGCGGCGGCCAGTACTACGAGTTCGAACTCGACGATCTCGATCCGGAACTGGTCTTCGACACCCGCGAGGACATCGAAGACGTGGCCGGCGACTCCTGA
- the mch gene encoding methenyltetrahydromethanopterin cyclohydrolase, which translates to MESLNRMATELVDEAIDFADELTIAVHALEGDAAVLDFGVDVPGAVEAGLLATEIQTAGLATVQTKLSSVAGAPLTHVELSTDHPALGLLCSQKGGWELSVDGFEGLGSGPARALVAEEEIYSRVGYHDAADFAVLTIEADELPEQDVASHVAERTGVPETAVFLPVYATASVTGSVVAAARAAELAAFRLSELGCDPISILSATGSAPVAPVADNEAAAIARTTDALAYGGQVHLTVEEEFDRFEEVTSIAGEEYGTPLAETFDDADWDFSELPVEVFAPAQVTVDVVGGDTHVFGDTHEDVLAESFGL; encoded by the coding sequence ATGGAGAGTCTCAATCGGATGGCGACGGAGCTCGTCGACGAGGCCATCGACTTCGCCGACGAACTGACGATCGCCGTCCACGCGCTGGAGGGCGACGCCGCGGTGCTCGATTTCGGTGTCGACGTCCCCGGTGCCGTCGAGGCGGGACTGCTCGCGACCGAGATCCAGACGGCCGGACTGGCGACCGTCCAGACGAAGCTGTCGAGCGTCGCGGGCGCGCCGCTGACCCACGTCGAACTGTCGACCGACCACCCCGCACTGGGGCTGCTGTGCTCCCAGAAAGGCGGCTGGGAACTCAGCGTCGACGGCTTCGAGGGGCTGGGTAGCGGCCCCGCCCGCGCGCTGGTGGCCGAAGAAGAGATCTACAGCCGCGTGGGCTATCACGACGCCGCCGACTTCGCCGTGTTGACGATCGAGGCCGACGAGCTACCGGAACAGGACGTGGCCAGCCACGTCGCCGAGCGGACCGGCGTTCCCGAGACGGCCGTCTTCCTCCCGGTCTACGCGACGGCCAGCGTCACTGGCAGCGTCGTCGCCGCCGCGCGGGCCGCCGAGCTGGCGGCGTTCCGGTTGTCCGAGCTGGGGTGCGATCCCATCTCGATCCTCTCGGCGACCGGCTCCGCGCCGGTCGCACCTGTCGCCGACAACGAGGCGGCCGCCATCGCACGGACGACCGACGCGCTGGCCTACGGCGGACAGGTTCACCTCACCGTCGAAGAGGAGTTCGACCGCTTCGAGGAGGTCACCTCGATCGCGGGCGAGGAGTACGGGACGCCGCTGGCCGAGACCTTCGACGACGCCGACTGGGACTTCAGCGAGCTCCCAGTCGAAGTGTTCGCGCCGGCCCAGGTGACCGTCGACGTGGTCGGCGGCGACACCCACGTCTTCGGCGACACCCACGAGGACGTGCTGGCCGAGAGCTTCGGACTCTGA
- a CDS encoding MTH1187 family thiamine-binding protein encodes MTCIAFLSVAPVVEESMASYVADAVAALEPFDVSYETTPMGTIIEAQDGKELFDAAHAAHEAVEADRVETFLKIDDKRTVDQAAADKVTAVEEHLGRAARSDRD; translated from the coding sequence ATGACCTGTATCGCGTTCCTCTCGGTCGCACCGGTCGTCGAAGAGAGCATGGCGTCGTACGTCGCCGACGCCGTCGCCGCGCTGGAGCCGTTCGACGTGTCCTACGAGACGACGCCGATGGGCACGATCATCGAAGCCCAGGACGGCAAGGAGTTGTTCGACGCGGCCCACGCCGCCCACGAGGCAGTCGAGGCCGATCGCGTCGAGACCTTCCTGAAGATCGACGACAAGCGGACCGTCGACCAGGCGGCCGCCGACAAGGTGACCGCCGTCGAGGAGCACCTCGGGCGGGCGGCCCGGAGCGACCGCGACTGA
- a CDS encoding response regulator transcription factor, whose translation MRGVSDDVSVLVLEDETELLEAYVNGLEDEYDVYAAETAATATDHVDGLGDDLDVALLDRRLPERSGDDVLRYIQSAPIDCRTAMVTAVDPSLDIIDMGFDDYVVKPVTPSDLRAVIDRLLTLEAYDEIYQTLSEKRVKRSVLSAELSRTELERSEEFAALQSEIADLEAQLESIESEIDDEALPH comes from the coding sequence GTGAGGGGTGTCTCAGACGACGTTTCGGTGCTCGTCCTCGAAGACGAGACCGAGCTACTGGAGGCGTACGTCAACGGGCTCGAAGACGAGTACGACGTGTACGCAGCCGAGACCGCGGCGACCGCGACGGACCACGTGGACGGTCTCGGCGACGACCTCGACGTGGCCCTCCTCGATCGCCGGCTCCCCGAGCGGTCCGGCGACGACGTTCTGCGGTACATCCAGTCGGCACCCATCGACTGTCGAACGGCCATGGTGACCGCCGTCGACCCGTCGCTCGACATCATCGACATGGGGTTCGACGACTACGTCGTCAAACCGGTCACGCCGTCTGACCTTCGGGCGGTAATCGACCGACTGTTGACACTCGAAGCGTACGACGAAATCTACCAGACGCTGAGCGAGAAACGCGTCAAACGAAGCGTCCTCTCGGCCGAGCTGTCTCGGACGGAACTCGAACGCAGCGAGGAGTTCGCCGCGCTCCAGTCCGAGATTGCCGATCTCGAAGCCCAACTCGAATCGATCGAGTCGGAGATCGACGACGAGGCCCTCCCGCACTGA